From a region of the Corallococcus coralloides DSM 2259 genome:
- a CDS encoding gluconeogenesis factor YvcK family protein — MDVDAPFSEQWSQDDARNKQQGVERNELLQAPKNRPTRIVAMGGGTGLPMVLKGLARRAAPKGGQPGVDITAVVAMSDDGGSSGRLRRQHGALPPGDIRNCLVALAGGKSALKDVFQYRFGGAKGLAGHAVGNLLIAALAELKGDFLEAVRLSGELLGAQGQVLPSTLASVQLVAQMHDDTEVVGERNICRAQGRVRRVSLSPRSPPPVDGLLEAIYSADLIAIGPGSLYSSVLPNLLVDGVAQALKETRALKVMVANLMTQPGETDGMNCLDHVQAVIDHVGPVLDAVLVNGRAPSEESIQRYARKGSYMVTAETRELLSSGVIPVQADLLKEGSKIRHDSRKVAACLLKMARSGL; from the coding sequence ATGGACGTGGACGCACCGTTCTCAGAGCAGTGGAGCCAGGACGACGCGCGCAACAAGCAGCAGGGCGTGGAGCGCAACGAACTGCTGCAGGCGCCGAAGAACCGTCCCACGCGCATCGTCGCGATGGGCGGCGGTACGGGCCTGCCCATGGTGCTCAAGGGGCTGGCCCGCCGCGCGGCCCCCAAGGGCGGCCAGCCAGGCGTGGACATCACCGCGGTCGTGGCGATGAGCGACGACGGCGGCAGCTCCGGCCGCCTGCGCCGCCAGCACGGCGCGCTGCCCCCGGGCGACATCCGCAACTGCCTGGTGGCGCTCGCGGGCGGCAAGAGTGCACTGAAGGACGTGTTCCAGTACCGCTTCGGCGGCGCGAAGGGCCTCGCCGGCCACGCGGTGGGCAACCTGCTCATCGCCGCGCTCGCGGAGCTGAAGGGCGACTTCCTGGAGGCGGTGCGGCTGTCCGGGGAGCTGTTGGGCGCGCAGGGCCAGGTGCTGCCCAGCACGCTCGCGTCGGTGCAGCTGGTGGCCCAGATGCATGACGACACGGAGGTCGTGGGCGAGCGCAACATCTGCCGCGCCCAGGGCCGCGTGCGCCGCGTGTCGCTCAGCCCCCGCTCTCCGCCGCCGGTGGACGGCCTGCTGGAGGCCATCTATTCGGCGGACCTCATCGCCATCGGGCCGGGCTCGCTGTACTCGAGCGTGCTGCCCAACCTGCTGGTGGACGGCGTGGCCCAGGCGCTGAAGGAGACGCGCGCGCTGAAGGTCATGGTGGCCAACCTGATGACCCAGCCGGGTGAGACGGACGGCATGAACTGCCTGGACCACGTGCAGGCCGTCATCGACCACGTGGGGCCGGTGCTGGACGCGGTGCTCGTCAACGGCCGTGCGCCCTCGGAGGAGTCCATCCAGCGCTATGCGCGCAAGGGCTCCTACATGGTCACGGCGGAGACGCGGGAGCTCCTGTCCTCTGGCGTGATTCCGGTGCAGGCGGACCTTCTCAAGGAAGGTTCCAAGATCCGACACGACAGCCGCAAGGTCGCTGCCTGCCTGCTGAAGATGGCGCGCAGCGGGTTGTAG
- a CDS encoding CpsD/CapB family tyrosine-protein kinase, translated as MDSTMERAGNFLPRVDDSAASSNAVDRRVVTLTAPASAAAEQYRTLYYRLERMREQRPMKVVALTSAMPGEGKTVTSVNLALAAARANPERRILLVDADLRRGQVAPTLGMRNKVGLAELLAGECDVRDVVRRFNSTRLAVIPAGATPEESTQVLASARMKQFLKAVREGFDEVYVDLPPTLPFADAAILGHQMDGVLMVIRANVTPSKVVNQAVEQLAGAALVGCVLNGAEVNATPYLKNYVKK; from the coding sequence ATGGATTCGACGATGGAGCGGGCCGGTAACTTCCTCCCCCGCGTGGATGACAGCGCGGCTTCCTCGAACGCAGTGGACCGCCGGGTGGTGACGCTCACGGCCCCTGCTTCCGCGGCCGCCGAGCAGTACCGCACCCTGTACTACCGCCTGGAGCGGATGCGCGAGCAGCGTCCGATGAAGGTGGTGGCGCTCACCTCCGCGATGCCCGGCGAGGGCAAGACGGTGACGAGCGTGAACCTGGCCCTGGCCGCCGCCCGGGCGAACCCGGAGCGACGCATCCTGCTGGTGGACGCGGACCTGCGCAGGGGGCAGGTGGCCCCCACGCTGGGCATGCGCAACAAGGTGGGCCTGGCGGAGCTGCTGGCCGGTGAGTGTGACGTGCGCGACGTGGTGCGCCGCTTCAACTCCACGCGGCTGGCGGTCATCCCCGCCGGCGCCACGCCGGAGGAGAGCACCCAGGTGCTGGCAAGCGCCCGCATGAAGCAGTTCCTCAAGGCGGTGCGTGAGGGCTTCGACGAGGTGTACGTGGACCTGCCGCCGACGCTGCCGTTCGCGGACGCGGCCATCCTCGGCCACCAGATGGACGGCGTGCTGATGGTCATCCGCGCCAACGTCACGCCCTCCAAGGTGGTGAACCAGGCGGTGGAGCAGCTGGCGGGCGCGGCGCTGGTGGGCTGCGTGCTCAACGGGGCGGAAGTGAACGCGACCCCGTACCTGAAGAACTACGTGAAGAAGTAG
- the exoE gene encoding polyisoprenyl-phosphate hexose-1-phosphate transferase ExoE — MLRVFHHYFSAKKLTFFLAESSAIALACVAGAAACAALFAPLGSQPPFATMWPTLVGLGLAFVVTFQFTLYLLDLYDLRIAAEDRTRGYRFLKAAGVTAMVAGGVMLLLPLALPVVLPPGTLLGGAMGALAGTLVVRVSIRALVGEPDAVLVVGDGLKARAVASAIEDGGEGSFRVVALVDPRKVEEPLDAMAARLNASYVVQAADDMRGANWVEALLRCRLDGRRVYDAAGFCERVLRRIPVQFLRASDFAFADEMTVSPLRRAFKRVFDVAVASLLLLMASPFLILVALAIKLDSKGPVFYRQDRVGLGGRAYPLWKFRSMRTDAEKNGAVWARSNDDRVTRVGRFIRKTRIDEIPQVFNVLLGHMSFVGPRPERPVFTEQLKQQIPFYGVREAVKPGITGWAQIRYPYGASVEDARNKLEFDLYYVKNGSLFLDVGIIFHTVRHVLLGRGAR, encoded by the coding sequence GTGCTTCGCGTTTTCCACCACTATTTTTCAGCCAAGAAACTGACGTTCTTCCTCGCCGAGTCCTCGGCGATCGCGCTGGCCTGTGTCGCGGGTGCCGCGGCCTGCGCGGCCCTCTTCGCGCCCCTGGGTTCCCAGCCCCCGTTCGCCACGATGTGGCCGACGCTGGTGGGACTGGGCCTGGCCTTCGTCGTCACCTTCCAGTTCACGCTGTACCTGTTGGACCTGTATGACCTGCGCATCGCGGCCGAGGACCGGACGCGCGGCTACCGCTTCCTCAAGGCCGCGGGTGTCACCGCGATGGTGGCGGGTGGGGTGATGCTGCTCCTGCCGCTGGCCCTGCCGGTGGTGCTGCCCCCGGGGACGCTCCTGGGCGGCGCGATGGGCGCCCTGGCCGGCACCCTGGTGGTGCGCGTCTCCATCCGGGCGCTGGTCGGCGAACCCGACGCGGTGCTCGTCGTGGGGGATGGCCTCAAGGCCCGCGCGGTGGCGAGCGCCATTGAAGACGGCGGCGAGGGTTCCTTCCGCGTGGTCGCCCTGGTGGACCCGCGCAAGGTGGAGGAGCCGCTGGACGCGATGGCGGCGCGCCTCAACGCCTCCTACGTGGTGCAGGCCGCGGATGACATGCGCGGCGCCAACTGGGTGGAGGCGCTCTTGCGCTGCCGGCTGGACGGGCGGCGGGTGTACGACGCGGCGGGCTTCTGCGAGCGCGTGCTGCGCCGCATCCCGGTGCAGTTCCTGCGCGCCAGCGACTTCGCCTTCGCGGATGAGATGACGGTGTCGCCCCTGCGCCGGGCCTTCAAGCGCGTGTTCGACGTGGCGGTGGCGTCGCTGCTCCTCCTGATGGCTTCGCCCTTCCTCATCCTGGTGGCGCTGGCCATCAAGCTGGACTCCAAGGGCCCCGTCTTCTACCGGCAGGACCGCGTGGGCCTGGGCGGCCGTGCGTATCCGCTCTGGAAGTTCCGCAGCATGCGCACCGACGCGGAGAAGAACGGCGCGGTGTGGGCGCGCTCCAACGACGACCGCGTCACGCGGGTGGGCCGGTTCATCCGCAAGACGCGCATCGACGAGATTCCGCAGGTGTTCAACGTGCTGCTGGGCCACATGAGCTTCGTGGGGCCTCGTCCGGAGCGCCCGGTGTTCACCGAGCAGCTCAAGCAGCAGATTCCGTTCTACGGCGTGCGTGAAGCAGTGAAGCCGGGCATCACGGGCTGGGCGCAGATCCGCTACCCCTACGGCGCTTCGGTGGAGGACGCGCGCAACAAGCTGGAGTTCGACCTGTACTACGTGAAGAACGGGTCGCTGTTCCTGGACGTCGGCATCATCTTCCACACGGTCCGGCACGTGCTGTTGGGGCGGGGTGCTCGGTAG